The following proteins are co-located in the Flammeovirga kamogawensis genome:
- a CDS encoding phospho-sugar mutase, with product MDQIINQNVAAWLEGPFDDATKQEIKRLQAEDTQELKESFYKSLDFGTGGLRGIMGVGTNRMNKYTVGMATQGLANYVKQEVEGTPKAAIAYDCRNNSAYFAEVAANVLAATGFTVYLFDALRPTPELSFAIRELGCHTGIVITASHNPREYNGFKAYWSDGGQVVAPHDTNIVNEVRKIESIDDVNWEGGEGSVIKINKEVDEPYLKMLEGLCISPEAIKDQKDLKIVFTSIHGTGITMVPPILERLGFENVHIIEEQKVTDGNFPTVVYPNPEEAEALSMALAKAKEIDADILLGTDPDADRVGIAIKNHKGEWTLLNGNQTAALLFNYVISARKKAGLNKENDFVCKTIVTTDLIDRFAAAHNMPCYNVLTGFKFIAEVIKEKEGKENFIVGGEESYGYLIGDAVRDKDAIAASAMICEMAAFYKNEGKSMFDQLIDIYAEHGYFKEKLISITKKGMSGADEIAQMMKDLRSNPPATINGSKVLEMRDYQSSISTDLQTKEETVIDLPKSNVLQFLLEDGTKISARPSGTEPKIKFYFSVNTSLSSADEYDAADEVLETKVAKIIEDMKLN from the coding sequence ATGGATCAAATAATAAACCAAAATGTTGCTGCATGGTTAGAAGGACCTTTCGACGATGCAACAAAACAAGAAATTAAACGCCTACAAGCAGAAGACACTCAAGAATTAAAAGAAAGTTTCTACAAATCACTAGATTTTGGAACAGGTGGTCTACGTGGTATTATGGGAGTTGGTACTAACAGAATGAACAAATACACAGTTGGTATGGCTACTCAAGGCCTTGCCAATTATGTAAAACAAGAAGTTGAAGGTACTCCTAAAGCTGCAATTGCATATGACTGTAGAAATAACAGTGCATATTTTGCAGAAGTAGCTGCAAACGTATTAGCTGCTACAGGATTTACAGTCTATTTATTCGATGCTTTACGCCCTACTCCAGAATTATCTTTTGCAATTAGAGAGTTAGGATGCCACACTGGTATTGTAATTACTGCATCTCATAACCCTAGAGAATACAATGGCTTTAAAGCCTATTGGTCTGATGGTGGACAGGTTGTTGCTCCTCATGATACAAACATTGTTAACGAAGTTCGTAAAATCGAATCTATTGATGATGTCAACTGGGAAGGTGGAGAAGGTTCAGTAATTAAAATCAATAAAGAAGTTGATGAGCCATATTTAAAAATGCTTGAGGGACTTTGTATCTCACCAGAAGCAATCAAAGATCAAAAAGATTTAAAAATTGTTTTCACTTCAATTCATGGTACAGGTATTACAATGGTACCACCAATCTTGGAACGTCTAGGATTTGAAAATGTACATATTATTGAAGAGCAAAAAGTTACAGATGGTAACTTCCCTACTGTAGTTTATCCAAACCCAGAAGAAGCAGAAGCATTAAGTATGGCGCTTGCAAAAGCAAAAGAAATTGATGCTGATATCCTTTTAGGTACTGATCCAGATGCTGACCGTGTTGGTATTGCAATTAAAAACCATAAAGGTGAGTGGACGTTATTAAACGGTAACCAAACTGCTGCTCTTTTATTTAATTATGTAATTTCTGCTCGTAAGAAAGCTGGTTTAAATAAAGAGAATGATTTCGTTTGTAAGACAATTGTTACTACAGACTTAATCGACCGTTTTGCTGCTGCACATAACATGCCTTGTTACAATGTTTTAACTGGGTTTAAATTTATTGCAGAAGTAATTAAAGAAAAAGAAGGCAAAGAAAACTTTATTGTTGGAGGTGAAGAATCTTACGGTTACCTTATTGGTGATGCTGTTCGTGATAAAGATGCTATCGCTGCTTCTGCAATGATTTGTGAAATGGCTGCTTTCTATAAAAATGAAGGTAAATCTATGTTCGATCAGCTAATTGATATTTATGCTGAACATGGTTACTTTAAAGAAAAACTTATTTCTATTACAAAGAAAGGAATGAGTGGTGCAGACGAAATCGCTCAGATGATGAAAGATCTTCGTTCTAATCCTCCTGCCACTATTAATGGCTCAAAAGTTTTAGAAATGAGGGATTACCAGTCTTCTATTTCAACAGATTTACAAACTAAAGAAGAAACAGTAATTGATCTACCAAAATCTAATGTACTTCAATTCTTATTAGAAGATGGTACTAAGATTTCTGCTAGACCTTCTGGTACTGAACCAAAGATCAAATTCTACTTTAGTGTAAATACTTCTTTAAGTTCTGCTGATGAATATGATGCGGCGGATGAAGTACTTGAGACTAAAGTTGCTAAGATTATTGAAGATATGAAATTGAACTAA
- a CDS encoding J domain-containing protein, translated as MFSYYEILEINTTATPSEIKKAYKVMAKKYHPDKNKNNLKSEEYFKLISTAYQNLSDPYQRLMYDEWLKYTRLEEEQEEENFKKKSEALINYKPAYSQADKEKEDKEVIMWGLGTTAVLIGVVFLFIVTHNYFENKEEQRRISSEKQEINKVLYLSDNGNYGKALIKADSLHYKLTYFSDRSNEIYDSLLSEIEEYSLFLFEEGEYEKVIQVVGDVQHELKEKTPVEMLWQLAIAQFNKGNYKGAEVTFNYLIQKNKYDLSIYPAFSEVYASGFNDSERAIEVLTKGVDVTVEYYKDFYGDAYALVLEGNEIPYTHLAIYFLRARLHMERGEYEHVIRDCKWSLRLKPNDPKLNYLLGLAFKGKGENNAACVAMRKATNLGHLQATNWLSENCQ; from the coding sequence ATGTTTTCTTATTACGAAATACTAGAAATAAACACTACTGCTACTCCTTCCGAAATTAAGAAGGCTTATAAAGTAATGGCCAAAAAATACCACCCTGATAAAAATAAAAACAACCTCAAATCTGAAGAATATTTTAAATTAATTTCTACTGCCTACCAAAACCTTTCAGACCCTTACCAAAGGTTAATGTATGACGAATGGTTAAAGTATACTCGGTTAGAAGAAGAGCAAGAAGAAGAAAATTTTAAGAAAAAATCTGAGGCATTAATAAATTATAAACCTGCTTATTCACAAGCCGATAAAGAAAAAGAAGATAAAGAGGTAATAATGTGGGGGCTAGGTACTACAGCCGTCTTAATAGGTGTTGTGTTCTTATTTATTGTGACGCATAACTACTTTGAAAATAAAGAAGAGCAAAGACGAATTTCATCAGAAAAACAAGAGATTAATAAAGTTTTGTATTTATCTGATAATGGTAATTATGGAAAAGCCTTAATAAAAGCAGATTCACTCCATTATAAACTTACTTATTTTTCGGATCGTAGCAATGAGATCTATGATAGCCTTTTATCAGAAATTGAGGAGTATTCTTTATTTCTTTTTGAAGAGGGGGAATATGAAAAAGTAATTCAAGTTGTTGGTGATGTACAACATGAGTTAAAGGAGAAAACACCTGTAGAAATGTTATGGCAATTAGCTATTGCACAGTTCAATAAAGGGAATTATAAGGGAGCAGAAGTGACCTTCAATTATTTGATTCAGAAAAACAAATATGATTTATCAATCTACCCTGCATTTTCTGAAGTTTATGCTTCAGGATTCAATGATTCTGAAAGAGCAATAGAAGTTTTAACTAAAGGAGTGGATGTAACTGTAGAGTATTATAAAGACTTTTATGGAGATGCTTATGCTTTAGTTTTAGAAGGTAATGAAATACCATATACACACCTTGCTATTTATTTTTTGAGAGCACGTCTACATATGGAAAGAGGGGAATACGAGCATGTAATAAGAGATTGTAAATGGTCGCTTAGATTAAAACCGAATGATCCAAAACTCAATTATTTATTAGGATTAGCTTTTAAAGGAAAAGGTGAAAATAATGCTGCATGTGTTGCCATGCGTAAAGCAACTAATTTAGGTCATTTACAAGCAACGAATTGGTTATCTGAAAATTGCCAATAA
- a CDS encoding DUF4625 domain-containing protein — translation MKKYIAFISFLLIGFVSCNNETEKGPAPEIKNYTITPVEHDHARTSDDDHDHDHDDDIAAIVIVGEEARIEADLSAQQGLTYVKLNVHFGDDDHHDHARLTATDSVKWTFNQTWEFGKEGGLTGEGDYPTTFAFDEEIDIPTTIDGKPLYEGNYHFQLFIGAKADNSSDNEANQVLTVEVTSEEHDHDH, via the coding sequence ATGAAAAAGTATATCGCATTTATCTCCTTTTTATTAATCGGGTTTGTTTCATGTAACAACGAAACAGAAAAGGGACCTGCTCCAGAAATTAAGAACTACACTATAACGCCTGTAGAGCACGATCACGCAAGAACATCTGATGATGATCACGATCATGATCATGATGATGATATTGCTGCAATTGTTATTGTAGGTGAAGAAGCTAGAATTGAAGCAGATTTATCTGCTCAGCAAGGGCTGACTTATGTAAAACTAAATGTTCACTTTGGTGATGATGATCACCATGATCATGCACGTTTAACAGCTACAGATTCTGTAAAATGGACGTTTAATCAAACTTGGGAATTTGGTAAAGAAGGTGGTTTAACTGGTGAAGGTGACTATCCTACAACTTTTGCTTTTGATGAAGAAATTGATATTCCAACAACAATTGATGGAAAACCACTTTATGAAGGAAATTATCATTTCCAATTATTTATTGGTGCAAAAGCAGATAACTCTTCAGATAATGAAGCTAATCAAGTGTTAACTGTTGAAGTAACTTCAGAAGAGCACGATCACGATCACTAA
- a CDS encoding ABC transporter ATP-binding protein — translation MDQHTPEILLEIKDLSISFNHEERGHHVAVDNVNFVLNKGETLGIVGESGSGKSVTALSLLQLLPKTGVNINGEAVFNSKDGKVDLLKLNRQQIRKYRGREIGMIFQDPMSSLNPVLTCGYQLIETIKIHEKISNSEAKKKALKTFELAQLKNPKKVFHSYPHQISGGQKQRVLISIALACNPSLLIADEPTTALDVTSQKGILELFNQFRDTMNTACMFISHDLAIVAQMADKIAVMRKGRVVEYGTVFDVFTNPQHPYTKGLLACRPRIDIILKRLPTLNDFIEDKNRTGKSKARFMSVGQALILNAQDEDVVKETQKQILDKPPILEVSNLSTIYPVKKNIWGKVTKTFTAVDNVTFQVNEGETLGLVGRSGCGKTTLGRSILRLIEPTSGKVLFEGRDLSTMKKRELNKLRSDIQIIFQNPYTSLNPRSTIGQAIIEPMKVHNIYSDEKTMKREAIRLLETVGLSSAYMNRYPHEFSGGQRQRICIARALSTKPKFIICDESVSALDVSVQAMVLNLLCDLKEEFNLTYIFISHDLAVVKFISDRIIVMDKGEIKEWGLSYDMYQSPKSDVTKKLIEAIPSADFSQIRKNMIRRKMMYKKNTQ, via the coding sequence ATGGACCAGCATACTCCTGAAATTCTCTTAGAAATTAAAGACTTATCTATTTCTTTTAACCATGAAGAAAGAGGGCACCACGTTGCTGTTGATAATGTCAACTTTGTTTTAAACAAAGGGGAGACATTGGGTATTGTTGGCGAATCTGGTTCTGGAAAATCAGTCACTGCTTTATCATTATTACAACTCCTGCCAAAAACTGGAGTAAATATTAATGGAGAAGCTGTATTTAACAGTAAAGACGGGAAAGTTGATTTATTAAAACTCAACAGACAGCAAATAAGAAAATACAGAGGTAGAGAAATCGGAATGATTTTCCAAGACCCTATGAGTTCTTTGAACCCTGTACTTACATGTGGGTATCAATTGATTGAGACAATTAAAATTCACGAAAAAATTAGTAATAGTGAAGCAAAAAAGAAAGCTTTAAAAACTTTTGAATTAGCTCAACTCAAAAACCCAAAGAAAGTATTTCATTCCTACCCGCATCAAATTTCTGGAGGACAAAAACAACGAGTACTTATTAGTATTGCTCTTGCTTGTAATCCAAGTTTATTAATTGCAGACGAACCAACCACTGCATTAGATGTTACTTCTCAGAAAGGTATTTTAGAACTGTTTAATCAGTTTAGAGATACAATGAATACTGCTTGTATGTTTATTTCCCATGACTTGGCAATTGTTGCTCAAATGGCGGATAAAATTGCAGTAATGCGCAAAGGTAGAGTAGTAGAATATGGAACTGTATTTGATGTTTTTACAAATCCACAACATCCCTATACAAAAGGCTTACTTGCCTGTAGACCACGGATTGACATCATTCTTAAAAGATTGCCTACACTTAATGATTTTATTGAGGACAAAAATAGAACTGGTAAATCAAAAGCTCGTTTTATGTCTGTTGGGCAAGCTCTTATTTTAAATGCTCAAGACGAAGATGTTGTAAAAGAAACACAAAAACAGATTCTTGATAAACCTCCTATTCTAGAAGTTTCAAACCTTTCTACAATATATCCTGTTAAGAAAAATATTTGGGGAAAAGTAACAAAAACATTTACTGCTGTAGATAATGTTACTTTCCAAGTAAACGAAGGTGAAACGTTAGGATTAGTTGGTCGTTCAGGATGTGGAAAAACAACATTAGGGCGAAGTATTTTAAGGTTAATTGAACCAACATCTGGTAAAGTTCTCTTTGAAGGTAGAGATCTCTCTACAATGAAAAAAAGGGAATTAAATAAACTGAGAAGTGATATTCAGATTATCTTCCAAAACCCTTATACCTCTCTTAACCCTAGAAGTACAATTGGCCAAGCGATTATTGAACCAATGAAAGTGCATAATATTTATTCTGACGAAAAAACGATGAAGCGTGAAGCTATTCGGTTATTAGAAACTGTTGGTTTAAGTAGTGCTTATATGAATAGATATCCTCATGAATTTTCTGGTGGTCAGCGCCAACGAATTTGCATAGCGAGAGCTTTATCAACAAAGCCAAAATTTATTATTTGCGATGAGTCTGTTTCTGCATTAGATGTTTCTGTTCAAGCAATGGTTTTAAACTTATTGTGTGATTTAAAAGAGGAATTTAACCTAACCTATATTTTTATATCACATGATTTAGCAGTCGTGAAATTCATTTCTGACCGAATTATAGTAATGGATAAAGGTGAGATTAAAGAATGGGGCTTATCTTACGATATGTATCAATCACCAAAATCAGATGTTACCAAAAAACTTATTGAAGCTATACCAAGTGCAGACTTTAGCCAAATAAGAAAGAACATGATCAGAAGAAAAATGATGTACAAAAAAAACACCCAATAG
- a CDS encoding FUSC family membrane protein: MNKLLNFYKSIHLSNGLRMTISIVTPLTIGLLFGDIYAGTSVALGALCVGLSDSPGTWSEKAKGLIGGAFIYPLTAMGMAYMVNWPWVGAIFLTVISFAAALLSIFGNRSTLIGNSILISISLGISFGAPILELTENALWMLGGGLWYSMLSLVLWQIRPYASIEKVLGECYELMGQYLQFKAILFTNPSKKEIEKKVFSLQTKIDHKQEEVRNLLLRQRSALQGATPHGRSLILLMRISIDIFERASATHISYSDLHNSFKGTSLPKQLHDLFIDLGKNLDEIGIAIISRERIETLPIYKKSFDQLQFTFEELRDNKDRTIPISQFAEVKNIIRNFNRIDRYSREAASFTDWNNIKEKSYTDGLKLPSFITKSDQGTFADNLNLQSGHFRHAIRVCVAMLIGYLCSLFLGLDRGYWVWLSISVIMKPSFSITKQRMIARTIGTTLGIIIASALVFITKNAYLYLLFMLPLGIITFGTLTKNYRVGMTFLTPFILLIIATSTQFEINVSLYRVADTALGGLIAFAVSFLLFPEFEVKNIKSKLITAVRANCTYFSEVSIGYTGQQNVDPNNYRLARKAAQLANANLAMSFQNMLSDPKNKQLTTSDLYEFIAASRMIFAHTATLSANVERLSKKYKFPDLKPFIATAQAQFEYIIAGIEKSKITVKEISFNDLLSEFNQELELLELNREIEIRNGIKDSLLIKTLSDYVLITNQLKRLGKNINYLENCAAALVSNTK; encoded by the coding sequence ATGAATAAATTACTAAATTTTTATAAATCCATACACCTTTCTAATGGCTTACGTATGACAATTTCAATTGTTACACCTCTAACTATTGGTTTGTTATTTGGAGATATCTACGCTGGTACTTCTGTTGCATTAGGAGCACTTTGTGTTGGATTATCAGATTCTCCAGGCACATGGTCAGAAAAAGCGAAAGGTTTAATAGGTGGAGCATTTATTTACCCCTTAACAGCAATGGGAATGGCCTATATGGTTAACTGGCCATGGGTTGGAGCAATTTTCCTAACGGTAATCTCTTTTGCTGCAGCATTACTTTCAATATTTGGTAACAGGTCTACTTTAATTGGAAATAGCATACTAATTTCCATAAGTTTAGGCATTTCTTTCGGTGCACCTATTCTTGAATTAACAGAAAATGCTTTATGGATGTTGGGCGGGGGTTTATGGTATAGTATGCTCTCTTTAGTATTATGGCAAATACGTCCTTACGCAAGTATCGAAAAAGTTTTAGGTGAATGTTATGAGTTGATGGGACAATACCTACAATTTAAAGCTATTTTATTTACAAATCCTTCTAAAAAAGAAATTGAGAAAAAAGTCTTTTCATTACAAACAAAGATAGATCATAAACAAGAAGAAGTAAGAAATTTACTATTACGTCAACGTTCTGCTTTACAAGGAGCTACTCCACACGGTCGTTCTTTAATTTTACTCATGAGAATATCAATTGATATTTTTGAAAGAGCGTCTGCAACACACATTTCTTATAGCGATCTTCATAATAGTTTTAAAGGTACATCACTTCCAAAACAGCTTCATGACTTGTTTATTGATTTAGGGAAAAACTTAGATGAAATTGGGATAGCAATCATATCAAGAGAAAGAATTGAAACACTTCCTATTTATAAAAAATCTTTTGATCAATTACAGTTTACATTTGAGGAATTAAGAGATAATAAAGACCGTACAATTCCTATTTCACAATTTGCAGAGGTTAAAAATATCATTAGAAACTTTAATAGAATTGATAGATACTCTAGAGAAGCTGCTTCTTTTACAGATTGGAATAATATTAAAGAAAAAAGTTATACTGACGGATTAAAATTACCTTCTTTTATTACAAAGTCGGATCAGGGTACTTTTGCTGATAACCTTAACTTACAATCAGGGCACTTTAGACATGCAATTAGAGTATGTGTAGCAATGTTAATTGGTTATTTATGTAGCTTATTTCTTGGGTTAGATAGAGGATATTGGGTTTGGTTATCCATCTCAGTGATCATGAAACCTTCGTTCTCTATTACTAAACAAAGAATGATAGCTAGAACTATTGGTACAACACTAGGAATAATTATAGCAAGTGCATTAGTTTTCATTACAAAGAATGCATATCTATATCTCCTATTTATGCTTCCTCTTGGGATTATCACATTTGGTACACTCACAAAAAATTATCGCGTTGGTATGACCTTCCTAACGCCATTTATCTTATTAATTATTGCAACATCTACACAATTTGAAATAAATGTATCACTTTATAGAGTGGCAGACACCGCTTTGGGTGGACTTATCGCTTTTGCTGTAAGCTTTTTGCTTTTCCCTGAATTTGAAGTTAAAAACATTAAAAGTAAACTAATTACTGCGGTAAGAGCAAATTGCACCTATTTTTCTGAAGTAAGTATTGGTTATACTGGACAGCAAAATGTTGATCCAAATAATTATCGACTTGCACGTAAAGCTGCACAATTAGCTAATGCGAATTTAGCCATGAGCTTTCAAAATATGTTGAGCGACCCTAAAAATAAACAATTAACAACATCAGATTTATATGAATTTATTGCCGCAAGTCGAATGATATTTGCACATACTGCTACACTTTCAGCCAACGTTGAACGATTGTCTAAAAAATATAAATTCCCTGATTTAAAACCGTTTATAGCAACTGCCCAAGCTCAATTTGAATATATTATTGCAGGAATAGAAAAAAGTAAAATTACCGTTAAAGAAATTAGTTTTAATGATTTACTGAGTGAGTTTAATCAAGAGTTAGAACTATTAGAACTTAATAGAGAGATTGAGATAAGAAATGGCATTAAAGATTCACTACTTATAAAAACTCTTTCCGATTATGTTTTGATTACTAATCAACTTAAACGTTTAGGAAAAAACATTAATTATTTAGAAAATTGTGCTGCGGCTCTAGTTAGTAATACAAAATAA
- a CDS encoding cytochrome-c peroxidase, with the protein MERHYWSVITLLICSIYLEACDSSFKEETQASVISYQNIPAPERNKMNAEKVALGKMLFNETILSKDSSIACVHCHEPQYANGENVALSTKGVSHKKLQRNSPALINVAWAKGWFWDGGAKNIESLIFGPLTHEDEMNADLKEILVRLNQTPIYKAAFRKTFDIEEIKSAHLARALAQYVRSLLSNQTKYDAHLKGNYQFTKNEQSGLEIFKRHCQQCHTPPFFTDFDYHNNGLDKDDFFTDLNEGMSKGRGRISRNKKDNGKYKTPTLRYLNTSSPYMHDGRFATLDEVFDHYTTTILKSETLDSLLYQRITLTKEDRLMLKAFLHTLDQPNSEI; encoded by the coding sequence ATGGAAAGACATTATTGGTCAGTAATTACACTACTCATTTGTAGTATATATTTAGAAGCTTGTGATTCCTCATTTAAAGAGGAAACACAAGCTTCTGTCATTTCATATCAAAATATTCCTGCTCCAGAGCGGAACAAAATGAATGCTGAAAAGGTGGCTTTAGGCAAAATGCTCTTCAATGAAACCATTTTATCTAAAGATTCTTCCATTGCTTGTGTACATTGCCATGAACCTCAATATGCAAATGGAGAAAATGTAGCATTAAGCACTAAAGGAGTATCACATAAAAAATTACAACGCAACTCTCCCGCACTTATAAATGTGGCTTGGGCAAAAGGATGGTTTTGGGATGGTGGTGCCAAAAATATTGAATCGCTTATTTTTGGTCCTTTAACCCATGAGGATGAAATGAATGCCGATTTAAAAGAAATACTTGTTCGGCTAAATCAAACGCCAATTTATAAGGCTGCATTTAGAAAAACATTTGATATTGAAGAAATTAAAAGTGCACATTTAGCTAGAGCATTAGCCCAATATGTTCGGTCATTATTATCAAATCAAACAAAATATGACGCTCATTTAAAAGGGAACTATCAATTTACTAAAAATGAACAAAGTGGTTTAGAAATTTTTAAACGCCATTGTCAGCAATGTCATACTCCTCCATTTTTTACTGATTTTGACTACCACAATAATGGACTAGATAAAGATGATTTCTTTACCGATTTAAATGAAGGCATGAGTAAAGGTAGAGGACGGATATCAAGAAATAAAAAAGATAATGGAAAATATAAAACACCAACATTAAGGTATCTAAATACCTCATCTCCATACATGCATGATGGAAGGTTTGCTACTCTTGATGAAGTTTTTGACCATTACACCACTACTATTCTAAAAAGTGAAACACTAGACAGCCTTTTATATCAAAGAATTACATTAACAAAAGAAGATCGTTTAATGTTAAAAGCATTTCTTCATACCTTAGATCAACCTAATTCTGAAATATAA
- a CDS encoding PP2C family protein-serine/threonine phosphatase, with the protein MNSITLEAKTLKRTNVLSAHKERRISLCLMDLEDKPISDALVLFDHKIYHSNLRGYLEIKSDLKMNMGSGLSVLSYSVKDINYDGKEGLFKIRCKKLNPSRQEHVFLNIYSNIENENLINKKAIAELNQNLDKIKFPSQQPYSEQDKIVQSFINALKRQLSEKETLLSNFKKENQVIDYSLQKESLVYILSSLILLLLSIGLIAVVRRSYIQRKKVENVKNELDSAMTQVNDQNIKIKNSLRAAHTIQTAILPPIELLKSKFSNFFSIYRPKDIVSGDFYWYAETRNQEGLLIKFFALVDCTGHGVPGALMSMIGKSILQEIIDKNMSRDPATILKILDERVIAYLRQQENTVNDGMELAICKFVEPEQEGHTPLLYFAGAKSDLYIVNKKEHSLERYRGNRASIGGTIKNSKVFQTQQIKINYGDLLLLITDGILDQNNHENEKLGRKYFERYVKNNLDQPLKDLGDLLEAALDVHQGTVPQRDDITFIGIEV; encoded by the coding sequence TTGAATAGCATTACTCTAGAAGCAAAAACGCTTAAAAGAACTAATGTATTGTCGGCTCATAAAGAGAGAAGAATCTCTTTATGTCTTATGGATTTAGAAGATAAACCTATCTCTGATGCCCTCGTTTTATTTGATCACAAAATTTATCATTCTAACTTAAGAGGTTATCTAGAGATAAAATCTGATCTAAAAATGAATATGGGATCAGGTTTAAGTGTTCTATCTTATTCTGTTAAGGATATAAATTATGATGGCAAAGAAGGATTATTTAAAATTAGATGCAAAAAACTAAATCCATCACGTCAAGAGCATGTATTTTTAAACATCTATTCAAATATCGAAAATGAAAATTTAATCAATAAAAAAGCTATTGCTGAGTTAAATCAAAATTTAGATAAAATTAAATTTCCTTCTCAACAACCATATTCTGAACAAGATAAAATAGTACAATCATTTATTAATGCATTAAAAAGGCAACTTTCTGAAAAAGAAACATTACTTAGCAACTTTAAAAAAGAGAATCAAGTAATTGATTATTCTCTTCAAAAAGAATCACTTGTATATATACTCTCTTCATTAATTTTACTTTTACTAAGTATTGGATTAATAGCCGTTGTCAGACGTTCTTATATTCAAAGAAAAAAAGTTGAAAATGTAAAAAATGAGCTTGATTCTGCAATGACACAAGTTAATGATCAGAACATAAAAATTAAAAATAGTTTAAGAGCTGCTCATACAATACAAACTGCAATACTTCCTCCTATTGAATTACTAAAAAGTAAATTTTCTAACTTTTTCTCTATATATAGACCAAAAGATATTGTAAGTGGTGATTTTTATTGGTATGCTGAAACACGCAATCAAGAAGGGCTTTTAATAAAATTTTTCGCACTTGTAGATTGTACAGGCCACGGTGTACCTGGAGCTCTAATGTCTATGATAGGTAAAAGTATATTACAGGAAATAATAGACAAAAATATGTCTAGAGACCCTGCCACTATTCTTAAAATACTTGATGAAAGAGTAATTGCCTATCTACGCCAACAAGAAAATACTGTTAATGATGGGATGGAATTAGCCATTTGTAAATTTGTAGAACCAGAGCAAGAAGGACATACACCTTTACTCTATTTTGCAGGAGCAAAAAGTGACTTATATATTGTCAATAAAAAAGAACATTCTTTAGAAAGATATAGAGGAAATAGAGCTTCAATTGGAGGAACGATTAAGAATAGTAAAGTTTTTCAAACTCAACAAATAAAAATTAATTATGGAGATCTTTTATTGTTAATTACAGATGGTATTTTAGATCAGAATAATCATGAAAATGAGAAGCTTGGACGTAAATATTTTGAAAGATATGTCAAAAACAATTTGGATCAACCTTTAAAAGATTTAGGAGATTTATTAGAAGCAGCTTTAGATGTTCATCAAGGCACAGTTCCTCAGAGAGATGATATTACTTTTATTGGTATTGAAGTATAA